A genome region from Cervus canadensis isolate Bull #8, Minnesota chromosome 10, ASM1932006v1, whole genome shotgun sequence includes the following:
- the LOC122448760 gene encoding mitochondrial inner membrane protease subunit 1-like: protein MLRGVLGKTFRLVGYTVQYGCIAHCAFEYVGGVLMCSGPSMEPTIQNSDIVFAENLSRHFYGIQRGDIVVAKSPSDPKSNICKRVIGLEGDKILTSSPAGFFKSHSYVPKGHVWLEGDNLQNSTDSRYYGPVPYGLIRGRIFLKIWPLNDFGFLRDSPNGHRFSVWTREMMLDKKQI, encoded by the coding sequence ATGCTTCGTGGTGTTCTGGGAAAAACCTTTCGACTTGTTGGCTATACTGTTCAGTACGGCTGCATAGCTCATTGTGCTTTTGAGTATGTTGGTGGTGTTCTCATGTGTTCTGGACCATCCATGGAGCCTACAATTCAAAATTCAGATATTGTCTTTGCAGAAAATCTTAGTCGACATTTTTATGGTATCCAAAGAGGTGACATTGTGGTTGCAAAAAGCCCGAGTGATCCAAAatcaaatatttgtaaaagaGTAATTGGTTTGGAAGGAGACAAAATTCTCACCAGTAGTCCAGCAGGTTTCTTTAAAAGCCATAGTTATGTGCCAAAGGGTCATGTTTGGTTAGAAGGTGATAATCTACAGAATTCTACAGATTCCAGGTACTATGGACCTGTTCCATATGGACTAATAAGAGGACGAATCTTCCTTAAGATTTGGCCTCTGAATGATTTTGGATTTCTACGTGACAGCCCTAATGGTCACAGATTCTCTGTTtggactagggaaatgatgttagacaagaAGCAAATCTGA